A single genomic interval of Hoplias malabaricus isolate fHopMal1 chromosome 7, fHopMal1.hap1, whole genome shotgun sequence harbors:
- the fez2b gene encoding fasciculation and elongation protein zeta-2 isoform X1, with the protein MAAPLAQFDEDWQDFNEFKAAGGGAPEAELEPLAPGLDELSDLELGFSAEICSFQSMEDLVHDFDEKLTVCFRNYNTATENIAPVKPITEEGFLKDDEIWNALTDNYGNVMPVDWKTSHTRSLHLPTLNLTQQPKDDNMNLDLSDDEELREQMDLHSIIISCVNEEPLFTAEQVIEEIEEMMQESPDPEAEERPSDLSALSHELHTLSHSTSTSSYEERLRGLGVGGLEEVLEEVEREIRGYSEELIEQLALRDELEFEKEVKNGFISVLIEVQNRQKELRDAMKRRRKIATATQKSERTHTPGTYLTTVIPYEKKSGAPSVEDLQILTKILHAMKEDSEKVPGLLTDYILKVLCPT; encoded by the exons ATGGCGGCGCCGCTGGCCCAGTTCGATGAGGACTGGCAGGATTTTAACGAGTTCAAGGCGGCGGGCGGCGGCGCTCCTGAGGCCGAGCTGGAGCCGCTCGCCCCGGGGCTGGATGAGCTCTCCGACCTGGAGCTCGGCTTCTCCGCGGAGATCTGCAGCTTCCAGTCCATGGAGGACCTGGTGCACGACTTCGACGAGAAGCTGACCGTGTGTTTCCGAAACTACAACACCGCCACCGAGAACATCGCCCCGGTGAAACCTATCACAGAGGAGGGCTTCCTCAAGGACGATGA gataTGGAATGCTCTGACTGATAATTACGGGAACGTGATGCCGGTCGACTGGAAGACGTCTCACACTCGTTCTCTCCATCTTCCCACACTGAACCTCACCCAGCAGCCG aAGGATGATAACATGAATCTGGATCTGTCTGATGACGAGGAGCTGAGGGAACAGATGGATCTTCACTCCATCATCATCTCCTGCGTTAATGAGGAGCCACTCTTTACTGCAGAAcag gtgATCGAGGAGATTGAGGAGATGATGCAGGAGTCTCCTGACCCCGAGGCCGAGGAGAGACCGTCTGATCTCTCAGCTCTTTCTCATGaacttcacactctctctcactccacctccaccagcagCTACGAAGAGC gtCTGCGGGGGCTGGGTGTGGGGGGGCTGGAGGAGGTGCtggaggaggtggagagggAGATCCGGGGTTACTCTGAGGAGCTGATAGAGCAGCTGGCTCTAAGGGACGAGCTGGAGTTTGAGAAAGAGGTGAAGAACGGCTTCATCTCGGTTCTCATCGAGGTCCAGAACCGTCAGAAAGAGCTCAGGGACGccatgaagaggaggaggaagattgCCACGGCGACGCAGAAGAGCGAGCGCACACACACGCCCGGAACT tatcTGACCACAGTTATTCCGTATGAGAAGAAAAGTGGTGCACCATCAGTTGAGGATCTGCAGATTTTAACCAAga TTCTACACGCGATGAAGGAGGACAGTGAGAAGGTGCCTGGGCTCCTCACAGACTACATCCTCAAAG TTCTGTGTCCCACTTAA
- the fez2b gene encoding fasciculation and elongation protein zeta-2 isoform X2: MAAPLAQFDEDWQDFNEFKAAGGGAPEAELEPLAPGLDELSDLELGFSAEICSFQSMEDLVHDFDEKLTVCFRNYNTATENIAPVKPITEEGFLKDDEIWNALTDNYGNVMPVDWKTSHTRSLHLPTLNLTQQPDDNMNLDLSDDEELREQMDLHSIIISCVNEEPLFTAEQVIEEIEEMMQESPDPEAEERPSDLSALSHELHTLSHSTSTSSYEERLRGLGVGGLEEVLEEVEREIRGYSEELIEQLALRDELEFEKEVKNGFISVLIEVQNRQKELRDAMKRRRKIATATQKSERTHTPGTYLTTVIPYEKKSGAPSVEDLQILTKILHAMKEDSEKVPGLLTDYILKVLCPT; the protein is encoded by the exons ATGGCGGCGCCGCTGGCCCAGTTCGATGAGGACTGGCAGGATTTTAACGAGTTCAAGGCGGCGGGCGGCGGCGCTCCTGAGGCCGAGCTGGAGCCGCTCGCCCCGGGGCTGGATGAGCTCTCCGACCTGGAGCTCGGCTTCTCCGCGGAGATCTGCAGCTTCCAGTCCATGGAGGACCTGGTGCACGACTTCGACGAGAAGCTGACCGTGTGTTTCCGAAACTACAACACCGCCACCGAGAACATCGCCCCGGTGAAACCTATCACAGAGGAGGGCTTCCTCAAGGACGATGA gataTGGAATGCTCTGACTGATAATTACGGGAACGTGATGCCGGTCGACTGGAAGACGTCTCACACTCGTTCTCTCCATCTTCCCACACTGAACCTCACCCAGCAGCCG GATGATAACATGAATCTGGATCTGTCTGATGACGAGGAGCTGAGGGAACAGATGGATCTTCACTCCATCATCATCTCCTGCGTTAATGAGGAGCCACTCTTTACTGCAGAAcag gtgATCGAGGAGATTGAGGAGATGATGCAGGAGTCTCCTGACCCCGAGGCCGAGGAGAGACCGTCTGATCTCTCAGCTCTTTCTCATGaacttcacactctctctcactccacctccaccagcagCTACGAAGAGC gtCTGCGGGGGCTGGGTGTGGGGGGGCTGGAGGAGGTGCtggaggaggtggagagggAGATCCGGGGTTACTCTGAGGAGCTGATAGAGCAGCTGGCTCTAAGGGACGAGCTGGAGTTTGAGAAAGAGGTGAAGAACGGCTTCATCTCGGTTCTCATCGAGGTCCAGAACCGTCAGAAAGAGCTCAGGGACGccatgaagaggaggaggaagattgCCACGGCGACGCAGAAGAGCGAGCGCACACACACGCCCGGAACT tatcTGACCACAGTTATTCCGTATGAGAAGAAAAGTGGTGCACCATCAGTTGAGGATCTGCAGATTTTAACCAAga TTCTACACGCGATGAAGGAGGACAGTGAGAAGGTGCCTGGGCTCCTCACAGACTACATCCTCAAAG TTCTGTGTCCCACTTAA
- the LOC136701751 gene encoding NACHT, LRR and PYD domains-containing protein 12-like isoform X1: MDEPFKFSKKRRKRNCVSMKSDRSMEPPPKFSKEGGEPSCVSMKSDRSMGNPPVFSSGAVPSDPEVQKTTPDRTRKNMESILKELEQRVISVVKNHLNRFMKLLSEDYPACSEREEEEEEEDGVRDGVMKITLNVLRNMNHTHLAHTLQSKLAPSSHRKLKSTLKEKFQKINEGVSNPGSSALLNEIYTDLYITEGGSGEVNTEHEVRQIETVSRRPAAQEKPIKCSQLFKDKAIRTVLTKGVAGIGKTVSVQKFILDWAEGKENQDVLFIFPLPFRELNLMKEKRLSLMELLHQFFRDTKELKPRDYDLYRVLFIFDGLDECRLPLDFQNNEGLWDVTQSASVDVLLTNLIKGNLLPSALLWITSRPAAANQIPPECVAQVTEVRGFSDPQKEEYFRKRISDQSLANQIISHIKSSRSLYIMCHIPVFCWISATVLQRVLGGAEGGETPKTLTQMFTHFLIFQIKHKEQKYQGKQEVDPQKTRESVLALGKLAFQQLEKGNLIFYKDDLRECGIDVREVSVYSGVCTQIFREEFGLHLGKVFSFVHLSVQEFLAALYTLLSFISRDEPKQSSTDLSGVFRASTMSEFLKCAVDKALQSENGHLDLYLRFLLGLSLESSQTLLRGILTQTGIRSHSKEETVQYIKEKIRENPSPEKTINLFHCLNELNDHSLVQEVQEHLKRGGSLSGVRFSPDQWSAVAFVLLNSEEELDEFDLRKYNPSEEGVLRLLPVIKASRKAVLAGCNLTKDSCETLESALHSVNSSLKELDLSNNHLQDSGVELLSDGLKSSLCKLETLRLAGCNLTKDSCETLGSALQSVNSSLKELDLSNNDLQDSGLELLSAGLKSSLCKLETLRLAGCNLTKDSCETLGSALQSVNSSLKELDLSNNHLQDSGLELLSAGLKSSLCKLETLRLAGCNLTKDSCETLGSALQSVNSSLKELDLSNNDLQDSGLEPLSAGLKSSLCKLETLRLSGCMITDEGYFSLATALKSNPSHLREMNLSYNHPGDSGGKLLSDLLQDPHFALEKLQVQHGGISRMRPGLKKYYCDLTLDPNTAHTALSLSEGNRKVESVEETQSYPDHPERFDGVPQVLSVESLTGRCYWEVEWRGVVYISVSYRGIRRKGGGAESVFGSNKFSWSLICSGNSYWVSHNNQITEIHSPPHSNRVGVYLDWGSGTLSFYTISPHTHTLTSTFTEPLYAGFRVWEYDSSVRLCETE; this comes from the exons AGTCCAGAAGACGACTCCTGACAGGACCAGGAAGAATATGGAGTCAAtattaaag GAGCTGGAGCAGAGAGTGATCTCTGTGGTGAAGAATCATCTGAATAGGTTTATGAAGCTGCTGAGTGAGGATTACCCAGCatgctctgagagagaggaggaggaggaggaggaggatggtgTTAGAGACGGAGTGATGAAGATCACACTGAACGTCCTGAGGAACATGAACCACACACACCTCGCTCACACACTGCAGAGCA AACTGGCTCCTTCTTCTCATCGAAAGCTGAAATCAACCCTGAAGGAGAAGttccagaaaattaatgaaggaGTCTCTAATCCTGGAAGCTCAGCTCTTCTGAATGAGATCTACACAGATCTGTACAtcacagagggagggagtggagaGGTCAATACTGAACATGAGGTCAGACAGATTGAGACAGTGTCCAGGAGACCAGCAGCACAGGAGAAACCCATCAAATGCAGCCAGCTCTTTAAAGATAAAGCCATCAGAACTGTGCTGACTAAAGGAGTGGCTGGAATTGGAAAAACagtctctgtgcagaagttcattctggactgggccgaaggaaaagaaaaccagGACGTCCTCTTCATATTTCCACTTCCTTTCAGAGAGCTGAACCTGATGAAGGAGAAAAGGCTCAGTCTGATGGAGCTTCTTCATCAGTTTTTCAGAGACACAAAAGAATTAAAACCAAGAGACTATGATCTCTACAGAGTCCTGTTCATCTTTGACGGTCTGGACGAGTGTCGACTTCCTCTAGATTTCCAGAACAATGAGGGATTGTGGGATGTAACACAGTCAGCCTCAGTGGATGTGCTGCTGACAAACCTCATCAAGGGGaatctgcttccctctgctctccTCTGGATCACCTCTCGACCAgcggcagccaatcagatccctcCTGAGTGTGTCGCCCAGGTAACAGAGGTACGAGGGTTCAGTGACCCTCAGAAAGAGGAATACTTCAGGAAGAGGATCAGTGACCAGAGCCTGGCCAATCAAATCATCTCCCACATCAAGTCCTCCAGAAGCCTCTACATCATGTGCCACATCccagtcttctgctggatctcagccACGGTTCTACAGAGAGTTTTGGGTGGAGCAGAGGGTGGAGAGACCCCCAAGACTCTGACTCAAATGTTCACACACTTCCTCATCTTTCAGATCAAACACAAGGAACAAAAGTACCAGGGAAAACAGGAGGTTGATCCTCAGAAAACTAGAGAGAGTGTCCTGGCTCTGGGAAAACTGGCGTTCCAACAGCTGGAGAAAGGCAATCTGATCTTCTACAAGGACGACCTGAGAGAGTGTGGCATTGATGTCAGAGAAGTGTCAGTGTACTCAGGGGTCTGTACCCAGATCTTCAGAGAGGAGTTTGGGCTGCACCTGGGGAAGGTGTTCAGCTTTGTCCACCTGAGTGTCCAGGAGTTTCTGGCTGCTTTATACACATTACTCTCCTTCATCAGCAGAGATGAACCAAAACAGAGTTCCACTGATCTCTCTGGGGTCTTCAGAGCATCCACCATGTCAGAGTTCCTGAAGTGTGCAGTGGACAAGGCCTTACAGAGTGAGAATGGACACCTGGACCTTTACCTCCGGTTCCTTCTGGGTCTCTCACTGGAGTCCAGTCAGACTCTCTTACGAGGAATACTGACTCAGACAGGAATCAGATCTCACAGCAAAGAGGAGACAGTCCAGTACATCAAGGAGAAGATCAGGGAGAACCCCTCTCCGGAGAAAACCATCAATCTGTTCCACTGTCTGAATGAACTGAACGATCACTCTCTAGTGCAGGAAGTCCAGGAACACCTGAAGAGAGGAGGTTCTCTCAGTGGAGTCAGGTTCTCCCCTGATCAGTGGTCAGCTGTGgcgtttgtgttgctgaattcaGAAGAAGAACTAGATGAGTTTGACCTGAGGAAATATAATCCATCAGAGGAAGGTGTTCTGAGACTGCTGCCAGTGATCAAAGCGTCCAGAAAAGCTGT ACTTGCTGGGTGTAATCTCACCAAGGACTCCTGTGAAACTCTGGAATCAGCTCTACACTCagtaaactcctccctgaaagagctggacctcagtaacaatcacctgcaggattcaggagtggagctgctctctgatggactgaagagttcactctgtaaactggagactctcag ACTTGCTGGGTGTAATCTCACCAAGGACTCCTGTGAAACTCTGGgatcagctctacagtcagtaaactcctccctgaaagagctggacctcagtaacaatgacctacAGGATTCAGGATTGGAGttgctctctgctggactgaagagttcactctgtaaactggaaaCTCTCAG ACTTGCTGGGTGTAATCTCACCAAAGACTCCTGTGAAACTCTGGgatcagctctacagtcagtaaactcctccctgaaagagctggacctcagtaacaaccacctgcaggattcaggattggagctgctctctgctggactgaagagttcactctgcaaactggagacactcag ACTTGCTGGGTGTAATCTCACCAAGGACTCCTGTGAAACTCTGGgatcagctctacagtcagtaaactcctccctgaaagagctggacctcagtaacaatgacctacAGGATTCAGGATTGGAGCcgctctctgctggactgaaaagttcactctgtaaactggagactctcag ATTGTCTGGGTGTATGATTACAGATGAAGGCTATTTTTCTCTGGCTACAGCTCTGAAATCTAACCCCTCCCACCTGAGAGAAATGAATCTGAGTtacaatcacccaggagacTCTGGAGGGAAGCTGCTCTCTGATCTACTGCAGGATCCACATTTTgcactggagaaactaca AGTCCAACACGGAGGAATCAGCAGAATGAGACCAGGACTGAAGAAAt attactgtgatctgactctggatccaaacacagcacacactgctctctctctgtctgagggaaACAGGAAGGTGGAGAGTGTGGAGGAGACTCAGTCGTATCCAGATCATCCGgagagatttgatggtgttcctcaggttctgagtgtggagagtttaactggacgctgttactgggaggtggagtGGAGGGGGGTGGTTTATATCTCAGTGTCGTACAGAGGAATCAGGAGGAAAGGAGGAGGAGCTGAGAGTGTGTTTGGATCCAATAAATTCTCCTGGAGTCTGATCTGCTCTGGGAACAGTTACTGGGTCAGTCACAATAATCAGATCACTGAAATACACTCCCCCCCTCACTCTAACAGAGTCGGAGTGTATCTGGACTGGGGGtccggcactctgtccttctacaccatctcacctcacacacacacactcacctccacATTCACTGAGCCCCTCTACGCTGGGTTTAGGGTCTGGGAATATGACTCCTCAGTGCGTCTGTGTGAGACAGAatag
- the LOC136701953 gene encoding uncharacterized protein encodes MFRGEIFAYPMFLQKELASSRNIIWGGRNQEGSGTTIGEEVEQVNSFLSRVPLTTKYMTKAARNDMFTLQAMGWNSRKVESLHRALSQRYRKTKQRAKAEADSLQSFMVDLNCSVELRDQWVADVKQWALTVTDVTPGSPQELQKIIEGLFGSLREKKHNLYRQNDSNKQRQKKRRHLSKVKAKLLEAIHQYNPAVPNAEKIDVLAASDPDENVVWPWEMLPNGMYELQRAPM; translated from the exons ATGTTCAGGGGAGAGATATTTGCCTACCCAATGTTTCTGCAGAAAGAGCTTGCATCTTCCAGAAAC ATTATTTGGGGTGGAAGAAATCAAGAAGGGTCCGGAACCACCATTGGAGAAGAGGTTGAACAAGTCAACAGTTTCTTGTCTCGTGTGCCTCTCACTACCAAATATATGACAAAAGCAG caaGAAATGATATGTTTACACTGCAAGCAATGGGCTGGAATTCCAGGAAAGTTGAGAGCTTGCACAGGGCATTGTCTCAGAGATACAGAaag ACCAAGCAGAGAGCAAAGGCTGAGGCAGATAGTCTGCAGTCTTTTATGGTGGACCTCAACTGTAGTGTGGAACTACGGGATCAGTGGGTTGCAGATGTCAAACAGTGGGCCCTAACCG TAACAGATGTAACTCCAGGCAGTCCACAGGAGTTGCAGAAGATCATTGAGGGGTTGTTTGGAAGTCTTCGTGAAAAGAAACACAACCTCTACAGACAAAATG ACAGcaacaaacaaagacaaaaaaagagaaggCATCTTTCCAAAGTGAAGGCAAAGCTATTGGAGGCTATACACCAATACAACCCTGCAGTCCCTAATGCTGAAAAGATTGATGTCCTTGCAGCAAGTGATCCAGATGAAAATGTGGTCTGGCCTTGGGAGATGTTACCCAATGGTATGTATGAACTACAAAGGGCTCCTATGTAG
- the LOC136701751 gene encoding NLR family CARD domain-containing protein 3-like isoform X2, producing MDEPFKFSKKRRKRNCVSMKSDRSMEPPPKFSKEGGEPSCVSMKSDRSMGNPPVFSSGAVPSDPEVQKTTPDRTRKNMESILKELEQRVISVVKNHLNRFMKLLSEDYPACSEREEEEEEEDGVRDGVMKITLNVLRNMNHTHLAHTLQSKLAPSSHRKLKSTLKEKFQKINEGVSNPGSSALLNEIYTDLYITEGGSGEVNTEHEVRQIETVSRRPAAQEKPIKCSQLFKDKAIRTVLTKGVAGIGKTVSVQKFILDWAEGKENQDVLFIFPLPFRELNLMKEKRLSLMELLHQFFRDTKELKPRDYDLYRVLFIFDGLDECRLPLDFQNNEGLWDVTQSASVDVLLTNLIKGNLLPSALLWITSRPAAANQIPPECVAQVTEVRGFSDPQKEEYFRKRISDQSLANQIISHIKSSRSLYIMCHIPVFCWISATVLQRVLGGAEGGETPKTLTQMFTHFLIFQIKHKEQKYQGKQEVDPQKTRESVLALGKLAFQQLEKGNLIFYKDDLRECGIDVREVSVYSGVCTQIFREEFGLHLGKVFSFVHLSVQEFLAALYTLLSFISRDEPKQSSTDLSGVFRASTMSEFLKCAVDKALQSENGHLDLYLRFLLGLSLESSQTLLRGILTQTGIRSHSKEETVQYIKEKIRENPSPEKTINLFHCLNELNDHSLVQEVQEHLKRGGSLSGVRFSPDQWSAVAFVLLNSEEELDEFDLRKYNPSEEGVLRLLPVIKASRKAVLAGCNLTKDSCETLESALHSVNSSLKELDLSNNHLQDSGVELLSDGLKSSLCKLETLRLAGCNLTKDSCETLGSALQSVNSSLKELDLSNNDLQDSGLELLSAGLKSSLCKLETLRLSGCMITDEGYCSLATALKSNPSHLREMDLSCNHPGESGGKLLSDLLQDPHFALEKLQVQHGGISRMRPGPKKWYCDLTLDPNTAHTALSLSEGNRKVESVMETQWYPDHPERFDGVPQVLSVESLTGRCYWEVEWRGWGVSISVSYRGIRRKEGGAESGFGFNKFSWSLFCSENSYWVRHNHQETEIHPPSHCNRVGVYLDWGSGTLSFYTISPHTHTLTHLHTFTSTFTEPLYAGFVVWGHDSSVCLCETE from the exons AGTCCAGAAGACGACTCCTGACAGGACCAGGAAGAATATGGAGTCAAtattaaag GAGCTGGAGCAGAGAGTGATCTCTGTGGTGAAGAATCATCTGAATAGGTTTATGAAGCTGCTGAGTGAGGATTACCCAGCatgctctgagagagaggaggaggaggaggaggaggatggtgTTAGAGACGGAGTGATGAAGATCACACTGAACGTCCTGAGGAACATGAACCACACACACCTCGCTCACACACTGCAGAGCA AACTGGCTCCTTCTTCTCATCGAAAGCTGAAATCAACCCTGAAGGAGAAGttccagaaaattaatgaaggaGTCTCTAATCCTGGAAGCTCAGCTCTTCTGAATGAGATCTACACAGATCTGTACAtcacagagggagggagtggagaGGTCAATACTGAACATGAGGTCAGACAGATTGAGACAGTGTCCAGGAGACCAGCAGCACAGGAGAAACCCATCAAATGCAGCCAGCTCTTTAAAGATAAAGCCATCAGAACTGTGCTGACTAAAGGAGTGGCTGGAATTGGAAAAACagtctctgtgcagaagttcattctggactgggccgaaggaaaagaaaaccagGACGTCCTCTTCATATTTCCACTTCCTTTCAGAGAGCTGAACCTGATGAAGGAGAAAAGGCTCAGTCTGATGGAGCTTCTTCATCAGTTTTTCAGAGACACAAAAGAATTAAAACCAAGAGACTATGATCTCTACAGAGTCCTGTTCATCTTTGACGGTCTGGACGAGTGTCGACTTCCTCTAGATTTCCAGAACAATGAGGGATTGTGGGATGTAACACAGTCAGCCTCAGTGGATGTGCTGCTGACAAACCTCATCAAGGGGaatctgcttccctctgctctccTCTGGATCACCTCTCGACCAgcggcagccaatcagatccctcCTGAGTGTGTCGCCCAGGTAACAGAGGTACGAGGGTTCAGTGACCCTCAGAAAGAGGAATACTTCAGGAAGAGGATCAGTGACCAGAGCCTGGCCAATCAAATCATCTCCCACATCAAGTCCTCCAGAAGCCTCTACATCATGTGCCACATCccagtcttctgctggatctcagccACGGTTCTACAGAGAGTTTTGGGTGGAGCAGAGGGTGGAGAGACCCCCAAGACTCTGACTCAAATGTTCACACACTTCCTCATCTTTCAGATCAAACACAAGGAACAAAAGTACCAGGGAAAACAGGAGGTTGATCCTCAGAAAACTAGAGAGAGTGTCCTGGCTCTGGGAAAACTGGCGTTCCAACAGCTGGAGAAAGGCAATCTGATCTTCTACAAGGACGACCTGAGAGAGTGTGGCATTGATGTCAGAGAAGTGTCAGTGTACTCAGGGGTCTGTACCCAGATCTTCAGAGAGGAGTTTGGGCTGCACCTGGGGAAGGTGTTCAGCTTTGTCCACCTGAGTGTCCAGGAGTTTCTGGCTGCTTTATACACATTACTCTCCTTCATCAGCAGAGATGAACCAAAACAGAGTTCCACTGATCTCTCTGGGGTCTTCAGAGCATCCACCATGTCAGAGTTCCTGAAGTGTGCAGTGGACAAGGCCTTACAGAGTGAGAATGGACACCTGGACCTTTACCTCCGGTTCCTTCTGGGTCTCTCACTGGAGTCCAGTCAGACTCTCTTACGAGGAATACTGACTCAGACAGGAATCAGATCTCACAGCAAAGAGGAGACAGTCCAGTACATCAAGGAGAAGATCAGGGAGAACCCCTCTCCGGAGAAAACCATCAATCTGTTCCACTGTCTGAATGAACTGAACGATCACTCTCTAGTGCAGGAAGTCCAGGAACACCTGAAGAGAGGAGGTTCTCTCAGTGGAGTCAGGTTCTCCCCTGATCAGTGGTCAGCTGTGgcgtttgtgttgctgaattcaGAAGAAGAACTAGATGAGTTTGACCTGAGGAAATATAATCCATCAGAGGAAGGTGTTCTGAGACTGCTGCCAGTGATCAAAGCGTCCAGAAAAGCTGT ACTTGCTGGGTGTAATCTCACCAAGGACTCCTGTGAAACTCTGGAATCAGCTCTACACTCagtaaactcctccctgaaagagctggacctcagtaacaatcacctgcaggattcaggagtggagctgctctctgatggactgaagagttcactctgtaaactggagactctcag ACTTGCTGGGTGTAATCTCACCAAGGACTCCTGTGAAACTCTGGgatcagctctacagtcagtaaactcctccctgaaagagctggacctcagtaacaatgacctacAGGATTCAGGATTGGAGttgctctctgctggactgaagagttcactctgtaaactggaaaCTCTCAG ATTGTCTGGGTGTATGATTACAGATGAAGGCTATTGTTCTCTGGCTACAGCTCTGAAATCTAACCCCTCCCACCTGAGAGAAATGGATCTGAGTTGCAATCACCCAGGAGAATCTGGAGGGAAGCTGCTCTCTGATCTACTGCAGGATCCACACTTTgcactggagaaactaca AGTCCAACACGGAGGAATCAGCAGAATGAGACCAGGACCGAAGAAAt ggtactgtgatctgactctggatccaaacacagcacacactgctctctctctgtctgagggaaACAGGAAGGTGGAGAGTGTGATGGAGACTCAGTGGTATCCAGATCATCCGgagagatttgatggtgttcctcaggttctgagtgtggagagtttaactggacgctgttactgggaggtggagtggagggggtggggggtttcTATCTCAGTGTCGTACAGAGGAATCAGGAGGAAAGAAGGAGGAGCTGAGAGTGGGTTTGGATTCAATAAATTCTCCTGGAGTCTTTTCTGCTCTGAGAACAGTTACTGGGTCAGACACAATCATCAGGAAACTGAGATACACCCCCCCTCTCACTGTAACAGAGTCGGAGTGTATCTGGACTGGGGGtccggcactctgtccttctacaccatctcacctcacacacacacactcacacacttacacacattcacctccaCATTCACTGAGCCCCTCTACGCTGGGTTTGTGGTCTGGGGTCATGACTCctcagtgtgtctgtgtgagacagaatag